From a single Microbacterium murale genomic region:
- a CDS encoding ABC transporter permease yields MNYYVRKLGFYIVALWAALTLNFLIPRLLPGNPVDILLAKLQQRGGTVTAETRAAYELLLGGNTTEPLIVQYGNYLVNVFRGELGVSVTYFPAPVTEVIGQSLPWTIALIGIATVLSFILGVGLGALVGWKPGTWLDSLVPATTLLAAVPYFWLALILVYFLSSGLGLFPSQGGYDVILDPGWNAEFIGSAIFYGFLPALTIVIASLGGWLLGMRNMMVSTLSEDYILTAHAKGLSNGRILRGYAARNAVLPSIAGFAMSLGFVVSGSIVTEQVFSYPGIGSKLLSAVTNNDYALMQGVFLFITVAVLGANLIVDLFYGIIDPRTRARS; encoded by the coding sequence ATGAACTACTACGTGCGCAAGCTGGGCTTCTACATCGTCGCCCTCTGGGCGGCCCTGACGCTCAACTTCCTCATCCCGAGGCTGCTGCCGGGAAATCCGGTCGACATCCTGCTCGCCAAGCTCCAGCAGCGCGGCGGCACGGTGACGGCCGAGACCAGGGCGGCCTACGAACTCCTCCTCGGCGGCAACACCACAGAGCCGCTCATCGTCCAGTACGGCAACTATCTGGTCAACGTCTTCCGTGGTGAGCTCGGTGTCTCGGTCACCTACTTCCCGGCACCGGTGACCGAGGTCATCGGGCAGTCCCTGCCCTGGACGATCGCCCTCATCGGCATCGCGACCGTGCTGTCGTTCATCCTCGGGGTCGGCCTCGGCGCACTCGTCGGATGGAAGCCGGGAACCTGGCTCGACTCACTGGTTCCGGCGACCACGCTGCTGGCGGCGGTGCCGTACTTCTGGCTCGCACTCATCCTGGTGTACTTCCTGTCGTCCGGTCTCGGCCTCTTCCCCTCCCAGGGCGGCTACGACGTCATACTCGACCCCGGCTGGAACGCGGAGTTCATCGGATCGGCGATCTTCTACGGCTTCCTCCCCGCGCTCACGATCGTGATCGCATCGCTCGGTGGATGGCTGCTCGGGATGCGGAACATGATGGTCTCGACGCTGTCAGAGGATTACATCCTCACCGCCCACGCCAAGGGACTCTCGAACGGTCGGATCCTGCGCGGATATGCCGCGCGCAACGCGGTGCTGCCATCGATCGCCGGATTCGCGATGTCGCTCGGGTTCGTCGTGTCGGGGTCGATCGTCACCGAGCAGGTGTTCTCCTACCCCGGCATCGGCTCGAAGCTGCTCTCCGCAGTGACGAACAACGACTACGCGCTCATGCAGGGGGTATTCCTCTTCATCACCGTCGCGGTCCTGGGGGCGAACCTCATCGTCGACCTCTTCTACGGAATCATCGACCCGCGTACGCGCGCTCGGAGCTGA